Proteins encoded in a region of the Oceanibaculum nanhaiense genome:
- a CDS encoding prolyl-tRNA synthetase associated domain-containing protein: MMEQSQDDKAKDDGAMAAIAPTTADALLARLDALGVAYTEHRHPPLFTVEDSKALRGELPGGHCKNLFLKDKKGQYWLVVALEDRPIDLKALDKKIGAARLSFGSAERLWQVLGVRPGAVTPLALVNDKAGQVNLVLDKGMLAHDPLNYHPLVNDRTIALSPEGLLAFLRDTGHDPAILDLEE; the protein is encoded by the coding sequence ATGATGGAGCAATCTCAAGACGATAAGGCGAAGGACGACGGGGCGATGGCGGCGATTGCCCCAACCACGGCTGACGCGCTGCTGGCGCGGCTGGACGCACTCGGCGTCGCCTATACGGAACACCGGCATCCGCCTTTGTTCACGGTGGAGGATTCGAAGGCGCTGCGCGGCGAACTGCCGGGCGGGCACTGCAAGAACCTGTTCCTGAAGGACAAGAAGGGCCAGTACTGGCTGGTGGTGGCGCTGGAGGACCGGCCAATCGACCTGAAAGCGCTGGACAAGAAGATCGGCGCGGCGCGGCTGTCCTTCGGCAGTGCCGAGCGGCTGTGGCAGGTGCTGGGTGTGCGGCCGGGCGCGGTGACGCCCCTGGCGCTGGTCAACGACAAGGCCGGCCAGGTGAATCTGGTGCTCGACAAGGGCATGCTGGCGCATGACCCGCTGAATTATCATCCGCTGGTGAATGACCGTACCATCGCGCTCAGCCCGGAGGGGCTGCTGGCCTTCCTGCGTGACACCGGCCATGATCCGGCGATCCTCGATCTGGAGGAATAG
- a CDS encoding MFS transporter encodes MSDSVPSTRRPDRRAIFSWCLFDWANNSYPTVITTFIFAAYFTRAVAETPEQGTFLWGQATGLAGLAVALTGPVLGAIADRAGARKPWIFWFSLLSIAASACLWFVRPDAGDIPLALALVALGALGYEYATIFYNSMLPDLTTPGRTGRLSGWGWAAGYGGGLACLVVALYGLVQADPPPFGLDPEQAEPVRATALLVAIWYALFMIPLLLWTPDRPRSALPMAQAARQGLRELHQLLRDIGQHRTIVRFLLARMFYTDGLVTLFAFGGIYAAGTFGMSFAEIIQFGIAMNVTAGLGAFLFAWVDDWIGPKRTILITLVFLIGFGIPVLVVESVTWFWILALTLGLFVGPAQAAGRSLMARLAPVGKEAEMFGLFALSGKATAWAGPMLLGGVTLMFDSQRAGMATILAFFVVGLLILLPLKEPAARRD; translated from the coding sequence ATGAGCGATAGCGTGCCCTCCACCCGGCGGCCGGACCGCCGGGCGATCTTCTCCTGGTGCCTGTTCGACTGGGCGAACAACAGCTACCCGACGGTCATCACCACCTTCATCTTCGCCGCCTATTTCACCCGTGCGGTGGCGGAAACGCCGGAACAGGGCACTTTCCTGTGGGGGCAGGCGACCGGGCTGGCCGGGCTGGCCGTCGCGCTGACCGGCCCCGTGCTGGGGGCCATCGCCGACCGTGCCGGCGCGCGTAAACCCTGGATCTTCTGGTTCAGCCTGCTGTCAATCGCCGCCAGCGCCTGCCTTTGGTTCGTGAGGCCCGATGCCGGGGATATCCCGCTGGCCCTGGCTTTGGTGGCGCTGGGCGCGCTGGGCTACGAATACGCCACCATCTTCTATAATTCGATGCTGCCGGACCTGACCACGCCCGGTCGCACCGGGCGGCTGTCCGGCTGGGGCTGGGCCGCTGGCTATGGCGGCGGGCTGGCTTGCCTGGTCGTGGCGCTGTACGGGCTGGTGCAGGCCGATCCGCCACCCTTCGGCCTCGACCCGGAGCAGGCGGAGCCGGTGCGCGCCACCGCCCTGCTGGTCGCCATCTGGTACGCGCTGTTCATGATCCCGCTATTGCTGTGGACGCCGGACCGGCCGCGCAGCGCCCTGCCGATGGCACAGGCGGCACGGCAGGGGCTTCGGGAATTGCACCAGCTGCTGCGCGACATCGGCCAGCACCGGACCATCGTGCGCTTCCTGCTGGCGCGGATGTTCTACACCGACGGGCTGGTCACCCTGTTCGCCTTCGGCGGCATCTACGCCGCCGGCACCTTCGGCATGAGCTTTGCCGAAATCATCCAGTTCGGCATCGCGATGAATGTGACAGCGGGCCTGGGGGCCTTCCTGTTCGCCTGGGTCGATGACTGGATCGGCCCGAAACGCACCATCCTGATCACGCTGGTCTTCCTGATCGGCTTTGGTATTCCGGTGCTGGTGGTCGAAAGCGTGACCTGGTTCTGGATCCTGGCGCTGACGCTGGGGCTGTTCGTCGGCCCGGCACAGGCGGCCGGGCGCAGCCTGATGGCGCGACTTGCCCCTGTGGGCAAGGAGGCGGAGATGTTCGGCCTGTTCGCGCTGTCCGGCAAGGCCACCGCCTGGGCGGGGCCGATGCTGCTGGGCGGCGTGACGCTGATGTTCGACAGCCAGCGCGCCGGCATGGCGACAATCCTGGCCTTCTTCGTCGTGGGGCTGTTGATCCTGCTGCCGCTGAAGGAACCGGCGGCGCGGCGGGATTAG
- a CDS encoding NAD-glutamate dehydrogenase: MLGKLETRKQEAIDAVIRLARQRLSPGQSEALETFVRLFYAHVPPDDILDRDTENLLGAVLSTWSFVAQRPANTPKVRAFAPTFEANGWHSLHSAIEIVNDDMPFLVDSVTAELSRHGMTVHLVIHPIARVRRDETGKMIELLPPDAEAKDGIGDSRLESIMHIEASEQSDLAALEHIEERLAGILSDVRAAVEDWRKMRAAVLTEVESIEKAPPANLAADELAEACAFLRWMEADHFTFLGYREYGYTGRGKQAKREVVPDTGLGILRDPEVQVFDGMRELGQLPDDVRDYLLTPTILDVVKTNRLATVHRPVHMDSIAVKKFDAAGKVIGERRFVGLFTSVAYNQSPTSIPLLRLKVARILARAGFPPASHDGKALVNILETFPRDELFQINDDELFEMTLGILHLQERQRTALFVRRDAFERHISCLVYVPRDNFNTDLRLKIQALLEKSFNGTLAAFYTQLSDSVLARVHYIIKTTRGEIPSYDVKELEAQIVEAGRSWTDRLSEALIEAKGEERGMALFKTYGRAFPIGYTEYFNAQSALLDIDRIEALRGDRNLVMNLYRPIGAAEHEVHFKVYRTGQPVPLSDILPMLENMGLRAISEVPFEIEPAGFGSSIWVHDFHLHAADAIAIDLTRAKQKFQDAFAAVWDGETEDDAFNRLVLRGGLSAREAAIIRAYAKYLRQTGFTFSQDYIEQTLAKYADIARLVVALFTARFDPANRKDADVREGGILVEIEHALDAVSSLDEDRILRRFVNLVMATLRTNAFQKGADGRPKPYLSFKLDSQRIDELPLPRPMVEIWVYSPRVEAVHLRGGKVARGGIRWSDRKEDFRTEVLGLMKAQMVKNAVIVPVGSKGGFVVKRPPAEGGREALMEEVIACYKTFMCGMLDITDNVAGSDLLPPPDVVRLDEDDPYLVVAADKGTATFSDIANSVSIDYGFWLHDAFASGGSAGYDHKKMGITARGAWEGVRRHFRELGRDIQAEDFSVTGVGDMSGDVFGNGMLLSRHIKLIAAFNHLHIFIDPTPDPATSFAERQRLFDLPRSSWADYDPKVLSKGGAVFDRKAKSLKLSPEARKALDIAEETLTPTALMTAILKAEADLLWFGGIGSYVKARSESHADAGDRANDAIRINGQDIRAKVVGEGANLGMTQRGRIEYALSGGRLNTDFIDNSAGVDCSDHEVNIKVLLGGVVQAGDMTEKQRNKLLEQMTEAVGEHVLRHNYLQTQAISMEQARGGDLLDLHARLMRHLERAGKLDRAIEFLPDDDTIADRAAANAGLTRPELAILLSYSKIALYNDLLASDLPDDPLLVEDLLRYFPERLRVPYKDYIAGHRLRREIITTVTTNSMVNRVGSAFVDSIREKTGQPAVDIARAYTISREAFNLRDRWAEIEALDGKAPADVQIGMLLEYGRLVERATLWFLANAARPLDISAETGRFGPGIATLCKALDTAIPEADTGALKQRKAELEKHGVPASLASEIVAIDYLLSAPDIVKIAEMAGSKTDIVDVARIYFAVGTRFGLDWLRNAADGLSLDNHWQKIAVDSAVGDLYSHQALLTQSVLATTGKTAKGNSEDKIESWVSQNRAATDKAAQLLADFRNTPGGVDLAMLTVANAQLRALLPA, encoded by the coding sequence ATGCTCGGCAAACTCGAGACCCGCAAGCAGGAAGCCATCGACGCCGTTATCCGGCTGGCACGGCAACGTCTTTCGCCCGGGCAGAGCGAGGCGCTGGAAACCTTCGTCCGGCTGTTCTACGCGCATGTGCCGCCCGACGACATACTGGACCGCGATACGGAGAATCTGCTCGGCGCCGTGCTCTCGACCTGGAGCTTCGTCGCACAACGCCCCGCCAATACGCCGAAAGTTCGCGCCTTCGCCCCCACCTTCGAGGCAAATGGCTGGCACTCGCTGCACAGCGCCATCGAGATCGTCAATGACGACATGCCGTTCCTCGTCGATTCGGTCACGGCGGAACTCAGCCGCCACGGCATGACCGTGCATCTCGTCATCCACCCGATCGCCCGCGTCCGCCGCGACGAAACCGGCAAGATGATCGAATTGTTGCCGCCGGACGCCGAGGCAAAAGACGGTATCGGGGATAGCCGGCTGGAATCGATCATGCACATCGAGGCCTCCGAACAATCGGACCTGGCGGCATTGGAGCATATCGAGGAGCGGCTGGCCGGCATTCTGTCCGATGTGCGCGCGGCGGTGGAGGACTGGCGCAAGATGCGCGCCGCCGTGCTGACCGAGGTGGAGAGCATCGAAAAAGCGCCGCCAGCCAATCTGGCCGCCGACGAGCTGGCCGAGGCCTGCGCCTTCCTGCGCTGGATGGAAGCGGATCACTTCACCTTCCTGGGATACCGCGAATATGGCTATACGGGCCGCGGCAAGCAGGCCAAGCGCGAGGTGGTGCCTGATACCGGACTCGGCATCCTGCGCGACCCCGAGGTGCAGGTGTTCGACGGCATGCGCGAGCTGGGCCAGCTGCCCGACGATGTGCGCGACTATCTGCTGACGCCAACCATCCTGGACGTGGTGAAGACCAACCGGCTGGCCACGGTGCATCGCCCGGTGCATATGGATTCCATCGCCGTCAAGAAATTCGATGCCGCCGGCAAGGTGATTGGCGAGCGGCGCTTCGTCGGCCTGTTCACCTCGGTCGCCTACAATCAATCTCCAACCAGCATTCCGCTGCTGCGCCTGAAGGTCGCGCGCATCCTGGCGCGCGCCGGCTTCCCGCCGGCCAGCCATGATGGCAAGGCGCTGGTCAACATTCTGGAGACCTTCCCGCGCGACGAACTGTTCCAGATCAATGATGACGAGCTGTTCGAGATGACGCTCGGCATCCTGCATCTGCAGGAACGCCAGCGCACCGCGCTGTTTGTCCGCCGCGACGCCTTCGAGCGCCACATCTCCTGCCTGGTCTATGTGCCGCGCGACAATTTCAACACCGACCTCAGGCTGAAGATCCAGGCGCTGCTGGAAAAGAGCTTCAACGGCACGCTTGCCGCCTTCTACACCCAGCTCTCCGATTCCGTGCTGGCGCGGGTTCATTACATTATCAAAACGACCCGGGGCGAAATTCCGTCCTACGACGTAAAGGAACTGGAAGCGCAGATCGTCGAGGCCGGGCGATCCTGGACCGACCGGCTGTCCGAAGCCCTGATCGAGGCCAAGGGCGAGGAGCGCGGTATGGCGCTGTTCAAGACCTACGGGCGCGCCTTCCCGATCGGCTACACGGAATATTTCAACGCCCAGTCCGCCCTGCTCGACATCGACCGCATCGAAGCGCTGCGCGGCGACCGCAACCTCGTCATGAATCTCTACCGGCCGATCGGCGCGGCGGAGCATGAGGTTCACTTCAAGGTCTATCGCACCGGCCAGCCGGTGCCGCTGTCGGATATTCTGCCGATGCTGGAGAATATGGGGCTGCGGGCGATCAGCGAGGTGCCGTTCGAGATCGAACCGGCCGGATTCGGCTCCTCAATCTGGGTGCATGATTTCCATCTGCACGCAGCCGATGCAATCGCTATCGACCTCACGCGCGCCAAGCAGAAGTTCCAGGATGCCTTTGCCGCCGTCTGGGATGGCGAGACGGAAGACGACGCCTTCAACCGGCTGGTCCTGCGCGGCGGGCTGAGTGCGCGCGAAGCCGCGATCATCCGGGCCTACGCCAAATATCTGCGCCAGACCGGCTTCACCTTCAGCCAGGATTATATCGAGCAGACTCTGGCGAAATACGCCGACATCGCCCGGCTGGTGGTGGCGCTGTTCACAGCCCGCTTCGATCCCGCGAACCGCAAGGATGCCGACGTCCGCGAGGGCGGCATCCTGGTCGAGATCGAACACGCGTTGGACGCGGTTTCCAGCCTGGATGAGGACCGCATCCTGCGGCGCTTCGTGAATCTGGTGATGGCGACCTTGCGTACCAACGCCTTCCAGAAAGGTGCGGACGGGCGTCCGAAACCCTACCTTTCCTTCAAGCTGGACAGCCAGCGCATCGACGAGCTGCCGCTGCCCCGCCCGATGGTCGAGATCTGGGTCTATTCGCCGCGTGTCGAGGCGGTGCATCTGCGCGGCGGCAAGGTGGCGCGCGGCGGAATCCGCTGGTCCGACCGCAAGGAGGATTTCCGCACCGAGGTGCTGGGGCTGATGAAGGCGCAGATGGTGAAGAACGCCGTCATCGTGCCGGTCGGCTCCAAGGGCGGCTTCGTGGTGAAACGTCCGCCCGCCGAGGGGGGGCGCGAGGCGCTGATGGAAGAGGTCATCGCCTGCTACAAGACCTTCATGTGCGGCATGCTGGACATCACCGACAATGTCGCCGGGTCCGACCTGCTGCCGCCGCCTGATGTGGTGCGGCTGGACGAGGACGACCCCTATCTGGTCGTCGCCGCCGACAAGGGCACGGCCACCTTCTCCGACATCGCCAATTCGGTTTCCATCGACTATGGCTTCTGGCTGCATGACGCCTTCGCCTCGGGCGGCTCCGCCGGCTACGATCACAAGAAGATGGGCATCACCGCGCGCGGCGCCTGGGAAGGGGTCAGGCGGCATTTCCGCGAGCTGGGCCGCGATATCCAGGCCGAGGATTTCTCCGTGACCGGCGTCGGCGACATGTCCGGCGACGTGTTCGGCAACGGCATGCTGCTGTCCCGGCATATCAAGCTGATCGCCGCCTTCAACCATCTGCACATCTTCATCGACCCCACCCCCGACCCGGCCACAAGCTTTGCCGAGCGCCAGCGGCTGTTCGATCTGCCGCGCTCCAGCTGGGCGGACTACGACCCCAAGGTGCTCTCGAAGGGCGGGGCGGTGTTCGACCGCAAGGCGAAGTCGCTGAAGCTCTCGCCCGAGGCACGGAAAGCACTGGACATTGCCGAGGAGACCCTGACCCCCACCGCGCTGATGACCGCGATCCTGAAGGCCGAGGCCGATCTGCTGTGGTTCGGCGGTATCGGCAGCTATGTGAAGGCGCGCAGCGAGAGCCATGCCGATGCCGGCGACCGGGCCAATGACGCGATCCGCATCAACGGGCAGGACATCCGCGCCAAAGTGGTGGGCGAAGGCGCCAATCTCGGCATGACGCAACGCGGACGCATCGAATACGCCCTGTCCGGCGGGCGGCTGAACACCGACTTCATCGACAATTCCGCTGGCGTCGATTGTTCCGACCATGAGGTAAACATCAAGGTCCTGCTGGGCGGCGTGGTGCAGGCCGGCGACATGACCGAAAAGCAGCGCAACAAGCTGCTGGAACAGATGACGGAAGCGGTCGGCGAGCATGTGCTGCGGCACAATTACCTGCAGACCCAGGCGATCAGCATGGAACAGGCGCGCGGCGGCGATTTGCTGGACCTGCATGCCAGGCTGATGCGCCATCTGGAGCGCGCCGGCAAGCTGGACCGGGCCATCGAATTCCTGCCCGACGACGACACCATCGCCGACCGCGCGGCGGCCAATGCCGGCCTCACCCGGCCGGAACTGGCAATCCTGCTCTCCTACTCTAAGATCGCGCTCTATAACGACCTGCTGGCCTCCGATCTGCCGGATGACCCGCTGCTGGTCGAGGATCTGCTGCGCTATTTCCCGGAGCGGCTGCGCGTCCCCTACAAGGATTATATCGCCGGGCACAGGCTGCGCCGCGAGATCATCACCACCGTCACCACAAATTCGATGGTGAACCGGGTCGGCAGCGCCTTCGTCGATTCGATCCGCGAGAAGACCGGCCAGCCCGCCGTCGATATCGCGCGCGCCTACACGATCAGCCGTGAGGCGTTCAATTTGCGGGACCGCTGGGCCGAGATCGAGGCGCTGGACGGCAAGGCGCCGGCGGACGTCCAGATCGGCATGCTGCTGGAATATGGAAGGCTGGTCGAGCGGGCCACCTTGTGGTTCCTGGCGAACGCCGCCCGGCCGCTCGACATATCCGCCGAGACCGGCCGTTTCGGCCCCGGCATCGCCACCCTCTGCAAGGCACTCGACACGGCGATACCGGAAGCTGACACGGGTGCCCTGAAACAGCGCAAGGCCGAGCTGGAAAAGCACGGCGTCCCGGCATCGCTGGCCTCGGAGATCGTCGCCATCGACTATCTGCTGAGCGCGCCGGATATCGTGAAGATCGCCGAAATGGCGGGCAGCAAGACTGACATTGTCGATGTCGCCCGCATTTATTTCGCCGTCGGCACCCGCTTCGGTCTCGACTGGCTGCGCAATGCCGCCGACGGACTGTCGCTCGACAATCACTGGCAGAAGATCGCCGTGGACAGTGCGGTGGGCGATCTCTACAGCCATCAGGCACTGCTGACCCAGAGCGTACTCGCCACCACGGGAAAGACCGCCAAGGGCAATAGCGAGGACAAGATCGAAAGCTGGGTCTCCCAGAATCGCGCGGCGACGGACAAGGCCGCGCAGCTGCTGGCCGATTTCCGCAACACGCCGGGTGGCGTCGATCTCGCCATGCTGACTGTGGCGAACGCGCAGCTGCGCGCGTTGCTGCCCGCCTAG
- a CDS encoding porin translates to MKQLLLGSTALVAAGTAMGAMAQPALASDPIKLSVNGYYSNVVTYSDQDGSATDFKKVAFRHEGEVQFNGETKLDNGLTVGFLANLEIVNTGSTNGPTDEVFMYFEGGFGKVQLGSKETAAYLMHYQAPYVGIGVNTPDIAPYENNGAPTSTYLVQTNDANKITYFTPQFSGFQLGLSYVPDTTNTDGNTQGFGVLPKGGIGEQEDWVSLAAAYTREVGGVELGLSAGYEFASLGGNDGAGTFDDFKGYSFGANVGFSGFTVGGSYAKFNNGLSGDNDSKAWDLGVIYETGPWGFGLTYFNGDNEGSNAEAKLFDIAASYTVNDGIKFAGGFILGDFDPAPASGADDKAVAVYFGTFLTF, encoded by the coding sequence ATGAAGCAATTGCTTTTGGGCAGCACCGCCTTGGTGGCGGCGGGGACGGCGATGGGGGCAATGGCGCAGCCGGCTCTGGCATCCGATCCGATCAAGCTGTCGGTGAACGGCTATTACAGCAATGTGGTGACCTATTCCGACCAGGATGGCAGCGCGACCGATTTCAAGAAAGTCGCCTTCCGGCATGAGGGCGAGGTCCAGTTCAATGGCGAAACCAAGCTGGACAACGGCCTGACCGTCGGCTTCCTGGCCAATCTGGAAATCGTGAACACCGGTTCGACCAACGGCCCGACCGACGAAGTCTTCATGTATTTCGAAGGCGGCTTCGGCAAGGTGCAGCTCGGCTCCAAGGAGACCGCAGCCTATCTGATGCATTATCAGGCGCCCTATGTCGGCATCGGCGTGAACACGCCGGACATCGCGCCCTACGAAAATAACGGCGCGCCGACCTCGACCTATCTGGTGCAAACCAACGACGCCAACAAGATCACCTATTTCACCCCGCAGTTCAGCGGCTTCCAGCTCGGCCTGTCCTACGTGCCGGACACCACCAACACCGATGGCAACACCCAGGGCTTCGGCGTTCTGCCCAAGGGCGGGATCGGCGAGCAGGAGGACTGGGTCAGCCTGGCGGCCGCCTATACCCGGGAAGTCGGCGGGGTGGAGCTTGGCCTGTCGGCCGGCTATGAGTTCGCCAGCCTCGGCGGGAACGACGGTGCGGGCACCTTCGATGACTTCAAGGGCTATTCCTTCGGCGCCAATGTCGGCTTCTCCGGCTTCACCGTCGGCGGCTCCTACGCCAAATTCAACAACGGCCTGTCCGGCGACAATGACAGCAAGGCCTGGGATCTGGGCGTAATCTACGAGACCGGCCCCTGGGGCTTCGGCCTGACCTACTTCAACGGCGATAATGAGGGCAGCAACGCCGAAGCGAAGCTGTTCGACATTGCCGCCTCCTATACCGTCAATGACGGCATCAAATTCGCCGGCGGCTTTATCCTCGGCGATTTCGATCCCGCCCCGGCAAGCGGCGCCGACGACAAGGCGGTTGCCGTCTATTTCGGCACGTTCCTGACCTTCTGA